Below is a genomic region from Pseudazoarcus pumilus.
GTCGTGCAGCCGTTTGGCTGTCTCGCGCACGGCTTCTGATTTGTCGAATCCGATCGGGCAGATCACGGCCTTGAACGGTGCGATGCTCGCCGGCCAGATGATGCCGCGCGCGTCGTGATTCTGTTCGATGGCCGCGCCCAGGATGCGCGACACGCCGATGCCGTAGCAGCCCATCTCCATGACCTGCTCGCGTCCGTTCTCGTCGACGAACCTGCAGTCGAGTGCCTCGGCGTACTTGGTGCGCAACTGGAAGATGTGGCCAACTTCGATGCCGCGGCAGATCTCGAGCGCACCCTTGCCGTCCGGCGACGGGTCGCCGGCGACGACGTTGCGCAGGTCGGCCACTTCCGGCTCGGTGAAGTCGCGGCCGATGTTGGCGCCGGTGTAGTGCCAGTCGTCCTGATTGGCACCGATGACGAAGTCGGCCAACGCAGCGACCGAGCGGTCCATGATCACGCGCCCCTTGAAACCGACCGGCCCCAGCGATCCGGGCGCTGCGCCGAACGCAGCCTGGATGGCCTCGGCGCTGGCGAAGGCGAGCGGGTCGGCGATGCCTTCGAGCTTCTGTGCCTTGATCGCGTTCAGTTCGTGGTCACCCCTTACCAGCATCAGGACGGGCGCGCGTCCGGCCTCGTCGTCGCCTTCGACGACGATCGCCTTGACGGTGCGTTCGGCGCCGATCTTCAGGAAGTTGGCCAGTTCGGCAATGGTCTTCACGCCGGGGGTGTGAACCTTCTGGAGTCCGGCCGTGGGCGAGGGGCGCGCCGCATTCGGTGCGAGCGCCTCGGCCAGTTCGACGTTGGCCGCGTAATCGGATTGCGGACACCAGGCGATGTCGTCTTCTCCGGTTTCGGCGATGACGTGGAATTCGTGTGAGCCGGTGCCGCCGATCGAGCCGGTGTCGGCGGCTACCGCCCGGAACTGCAGGCCGATGCGGGTGAAGATGCGCGAATAGGTATCGTGCATGTTGCGGTATTCGCGTACCAGATCGTCATGGCTGGCGTGGAAGGAATAGCCGTCCTTCATCAGGAACTCTCGTCCGCGCATGACGCCGAAGCGCGGCCGGATCTCGTCGCGGAACTTGGTCTGGATCTGGTAGAAGTGGCGCGGCAGCTGGCGATAGCTCTTGAGCTCGCGGCGCGCCATGTCGGTGACGACTTCCTCGTGCGTGGGGCCCACCACGAAGTCGCGCTGGTGACGGTCCTGAAAGCGCAGCAGTTCCGGGCCATAGTGTGCCCAGCGGCCCGACTCCTGCCACAGCTCGGCGGGCTGGACGGCGGGCATCAGCACTTCGACGGCGCCAGCGCGGTTCATTTCCTCGCGCACGATGTTCTCGACCTTGCGCAGGCTGCGCAGTCCGGTGGGCATCCAGGTGTAGATGCCGGCGGCGACCTTGCGGATCAGGCCGGCACGCAGCATGAGCTGGTGGCTGACCACCTCGGCGTCGGACGGCGCTTCCTTCAGGGTGGAGATGAAGAACCTGCTGGCGAACATCGTGTCGTTCCGTGCGAATGGGTTGAAAATCGGTCGCACATTCTAGCAGTGCACCGGGTGCGACGGCGGAGCCGGCGCGGGTTTCGCGCTTTCCAACGCCCGTCAAGTGTGGAAAAATTGACGCAACACGGATGAATCAAGGGTTCGACCATGCTCGATCGTGACGGCTATCGCCCGAACGTCGGCATCATTCTGGTCAACGCGCGCAATGAGGTTTTCTGGGGCAAGCGGATACGCGAGCATTCCTGGCAGTTCCCGCAGGGCGGCATCAAGCACGGGGAGAGCCCGCAGCAGGCCATGTACCGGGAACTGTTCGAGGAAGTCGGGCTCAAGCCCGAACATGTGAAGATTCTCGGACGCACGCGCGGCTGGTTGAAGTACGACGTTCCTAAGCACTGGATACGCCGC
It encodes:
- a CDS encoding proline--tRNA ligase gives rise to the protein MFASRFFISTLKEAPSDAEVVSHQLMLRAGLIRKVAAGIYTWMPTGLRSLRKVENIVREEMNRAGAVEVLMPAVQPAELWQESGRWAHYGPELLRFQDRHQRDFVVGPTHEEVVTDMARRELKSYRQLPRHFYQIQTKFRDEIRPRFGVMRGREFLMKDGYSFHASHDDLVREYRNMHDTYSRIFTRIGLQFRAVAADTGSIGGTGSHEFHVIAETGEDDIAWCPQSDYAANVELAEALAPNAARPSPTAGLQKVHTPGVKTIAELANFLKIGAERTVKAIVVEGDDEAGRAPVLMLVRGDHELNAIKAQKLEGIADPLAFASAEAIQAAFGAAPGSLGPVGFKGRVIMDRSVAALADFVIGANQDDWHYTGANIGRDFTEPEVADLRNVVAGDPSPDGKGALEICRGIEVGHIFQLRTKYAEALDCRFVDENGREQVMEMGCYGIGVSRILGAAIEQNHDARGIIWPASIAPFKAVICPIGFDKSEAVRETAKRLHDELVAAGVDVILDDRGERPGAMFADWELIGVPQRIVVGDRGLKDGVVEIQGRREEQASKFSPDEAVDETVRRLTPQTTD